The DNA sequence AATTCTCATCAACCACTTCAATCCTGATACAAAGAATGATTTAATTTTGTTGGGATTTTGACTTAAGCCCTCAAATTCTCCTGATTTAAGTgcaatttagaatttttttttgacaatttgatcATAATGTTAAGATCCAATGCATTTTTATTCAGTTAATTTTTACTTTAAACAACGAGGTGTTTGTGAACGAGGTAGTGCGAGTTAGAAAAATTAGGGCGAAATTTTACCGTTTGTAAATGATGTGCCTTTTATTGTGTTTGAGAACTTTGCTTAGAGAGGATTATGTGCaatatgagtgagtgtgtgtttgcatggAACGGAGAATTATTCATGTCTccaaattcagttttttttttttttgttttttttttgttaaattcgTCTTTTAAATTACCAAGTCACAGAAATCCCAACAAATGAACATCTGCtcataagtgtgtgtgagtgtgagcgaAAAGCAACTGCTGGCTTATTGGAGTTAGAGTAGAGATTGTCCAAAGTTGACTGACTTTAAGACACTTCAATTACAGCTTATGAACTTAGTTAAGATATAATTGGGATATTAATTTTTATGTTTGTCTTGTTTCTTGCCTTTTTGTCTATGAGAAATGTTGTAAATATAATCTAACATTGAGCAGAATGTACAGAGACATTTATCTGATCATGTTAGAGCAGACATGCcatgtaaaatgtgtttttgattaTGTAGCAAAATATTTCTTTGAATGCTAAACCATTAAAGTGTATTACATTAACCTGAATTCTTTACATTAAAGTATGGGGTAAATGAAAGTAGTTGTGCTTTTCTCTTTATTATTGCTTCACACAGTTTTTGCACCAGCAAGGGTTGGCATAAATGATATAAAATTGGGTCAGGGAGTAGTAGCATCATTTTTAACACAAAATGGACCGACAAAAATCTTACAAATAGACTTGTAAATCAGTTTACAGACACAACATAAGCTATTAAATCTCTGTGTGGTGTGGATTTAAGGAAGTTTtgccccaaaaaatgaaaattctaacgAGTTAcattttgccctgttcctcacacaaagcaatcctATGACTTCAAGGACTTGGTATATAGTATGTGAATCATAAGGACTGACCACTTCTATGATATTTTGATGGTGCTGGTTTTTagaagcttgacagccccagtccgcATACACttttgttatatggaaaagaatggctagaatattcttcaaaaacctTTTGTttcacagagagagaaaaaaagacatgagggtgaataaatgaagacataatttttggatgaactattcctttcaccCTAGTCTGTAGATATTGTGTAGTAACATGACAAACAATACATGTTCAAGTAAGAATTCTGCATTAGGAACTGCATCACACAAAACTGTCCatccacattgttttttttaaattgctttcCTATGAAAACATGTCTTTAACCTTTGCGCCACATCTCCCGCAGGAACGCTGTGTTCTTtaaacgctgtgtcaagttaaaaagatcttcaactcttaaaggaatagttcacccaaaaatgaacattttgtcctcatttactcaccctcatgccatccaagatgtgtatgactttcttctgctgaacacaaatgatttttagaagaatatttcaactctattggtccccacaatgcaagtgaatggtgattagaactcagaaggtccaaaaatgacagtcagcataaaaatgatccaaaatactccagtggttaaatcttctgAAACGATgtaataggtgagggtgagaaacagatcaatatttgagtccttttttactatcactctccacatttgaccagccccaaccagtaggtggctgaatgtgaaagtgaaagtcacttccacaccagaatgtggaagtgcaagtgaagatttacagttaaaaataataggacttactgtaaatattgatctgtttctcacccacacttatcatatcgcttctgaataaataaatgtaactattggagacttatggattacttttatactttcTTTTGggctttcaaagttctggtcaccatacactcgcattgtaaggaccaacagagctgaaatattattattttttaaatctttgtttgtgttttgtagaagagagaaagtggtatgggggtgagtaaatgatgagagaattttcatttttgggtgacctatatttttaagggaatattctgggttcaatacaagtttagctcattcaaaagcatgtgtggcataatgttgattgccataaaaatttatttcaacttgtatctcctcttctttaaaaaaaagcaaaaatggcagttgcagtgagacacttacaatggaagtgaatggggccaaaaggtaaatgttaaaatactcactgtttcaaaagtatagccacaagatgtaaacaatatgcatgtaaacatgaattttctgtgataaaataacttactaatcttttctgtgtaaagttatatccaatttgacCACTTTgtttgccatgacgatgttacAAAGTAAAACCCTAAAGCGACCGTAAAAACGTCAATTTAACGAATTTTGCAGACCTAGTAATAGcctacacaagttttaacaaaaaaattaatgtaagttcttttataaaattattagctttacATTACTGCATTTAAATTATCCAATAattgacccattcacttccactgtaagcctcactgtaacctagttttttgctttttaaaaacaagtcgaaaatatttttgtggtaatcaacataatttcacaaatgctatcgattaagctttacttgtattgaacgcagaatattcctttaacaatgtgACTCGAATTTCTATACAGCCTGTggcgctgtgtctagcttttttatttGTTAGCGCAAGGatgcgtttggtgtgaacggccccttagagaAGTTACGGCGCTTTTCATGGGTTTCTGAATTTCATAAAGAACAAATCCCCGATAATGAAGCGTAATAATTATACAGAGTACGTGGCTAAAGACTTACGAGGCGGAAACAAGTAACAGCCGTGAGCGCGATTGAAACACAATTATAAAGACTACAACTCCCACAAAGCTTTGCGAACACCGGTGACGTGGCCAGCGCTACTTAACAGACCGGGGTTGTTTGAACTTCATTTGGATGTTAGCAGTATTCAGTTACAAATCACGCTTTATGTCCCATTTTGCATGTTGATTTTAACATTGTACACGATAAAAGACACGTGTTTTTATTGCAGCCCGTAACTTTACCTCACGATGTCCGGGAAAATCAAGAGCAGGAGTGCTGCAAATGCCGAATCAATAGCGGGCAGTGTGTCCTGCGACGAGCGCATCTTACGGGACTGCCATCAGATTTACACCGATCCAGATAGCGGTAAGAGACCGGCCACTGTGctcttttgcaaaaatgttattaatttatatttatttgaatgaaaagGGTATAATGTCTGCTGGGCGTGGGTGAGAGGCGCTAACGGCAGCCCGAAAGCTAAAATGCCGGTTGGTATTTCAACAGTTCACCTGTTTGCACTGTCAATACTGTATAGTCATAATTATACCCTGTTGCACACATtactgtgtatttaaaaaaactgcaatttcctcatgtcgttccaaatccatatgacctATCTTCAAAAGAAGAGGGTAGGCAGTAGTCTCcgtcacctttcactttctttaCATCTTATTCcccccatataatgaaagtgaatggtgacttaggctgtcATTTTGTTCTGATTACTATTCTTTTGTATTTGagagtttggaatgacacgaggttgtgtgaataatgatagaattgtaattttttgaacCCTTGTAAACTTGAAGTTCTTCtactttaaatgacagtctatggGTAAAGATTTAGGGCGGATTAAATATGATGCCTTCGGTCCAGTCCCGGTTCTGTAACTACTTCTCGCTTGTAGGACTGATTGCAATAGCCCAGTCTGTTGGGGTGACCCTGCTGCCTCCCCGGAAAAAGATAACTGTGATGTTGATGGGGAATCACTCGGCTGGAAAAAGCACCTTTATCAACTGGTAATCTGAATAAATTACAACCATTTATATTTGTACTCTGTATGAGCGAGTGAGAGTGAAACCCTAACCTTATGCCATTTGTGTATATATTTAGAAAAACAGAAACTATGCATTTACTGTGGTTTAGTTCTGTGGGCAGACAAATGAAGTTTGTTTGTACaatcatagaccttattcacagtagcgccatctttgatttttaacaggAATAAAAACGAGGCCGTGAGGGATAGACTTTCCATCTCTTCTGGCATGAacggtataaagctcctagatcacatctgattttccacaactcttgttgtctggagtttttgtatactgaatgttcttgtaaagttatatatatatttgatttttttcaatgttttgtctgcggaatgatCCAGAAAcgctttaaactgcagtacagcccattgaagagactacgtctatccctcacagcctctttgtcattcccattaaaaatcaaagatgtgcTGCTGTGAATGAGGATAAAGTCaggcaagggtgtagatttggctttaactttggggggggggggggttctattgatcatggtataaatattgggagggctgtacttgcttgttttcccccctggaatctatgcccctgaagttaggtgtattaaattaattgaacGCTAATTATTCTCATGCAATTATTGCTTTGTAGGTATGTGGAGGAGCATATCCAAAGGACGGGGGTTGCTATAGAGACGCAGGGTTTCAGCTTTGTTACAAGCGGGCGAAAGAGAGAATCGCTAACGGTAAACATGAGCTCACACATGTGGCGTGAAAGTCATGTGATGATGTTTGGGAATTAAATTTGGAGCGTtgatattagggctgcacaattaatcaaaatataattgaGATTACAATTACGTCTGCTGCAAttaattgtgaaaagtgtcaaaTACAGAATTTCTTTTAGATCTACTCCCGTAGATTTAAGTTTTGTTTGtatgtaatttgttttatttttatatctggcTTTCTGTTTTCAGGGAAACGCAACACTCCACCTGTATCCCCACTTCAAACCACTACAGAACTTTAAAGGTATGCTGTCACATTTTGCAAAATGCATTCTAAGCAAAGCTGTAGAGTTGCATGTAAATTTGAATTAATCTGTATTTCACATGTAATCTTTCAATTTCAGGAGTGTCTGAATACCTTAGCACTGAGATTTGTACTTCACGCCAGAAACGTTTCAGCTTGGTGACTTTTGTGGACAGTCCTGGACTTGTGGATGGAGATATGAAGTACCCCTTCGATGTGGACCAAGCCATCCTGTGGCtcggtgtgtgtttgtctgtcaagtggttatttgtgtttgttttttgcttttggcactaTTGTTTTTGCTATATCTATGTTTTTTGGCTGTGCACTTGAGTGTTATGAGTACGACTAATCTTATCATGTGTACTATTATGTCTGCCTGCTCCAGGTGAGCTGTGTGACCTGATCCTGGTCTTTTTTGACCCGATGGGACAGGCTTTATGCAAGCGCACACTCAACATTGTGGAGAAACTGAATGATGAGCAAGGAGATCGCCTTCGTTTCTATCTCAGCAAAGCAGATGAGGCTGGAGGAGAGTCTGACCGACAggtaaaatgcataaatgtatactTTCAATTTTGTACCACCTGCAGAGATTCTACACAAAGATCTTTTATGTCAAGCCAATTGCTTTAATTGGGTGTTTCAGAGAGTTATGATGCAGATTGTGCAGGAACTTTGCAAGCGTCCTGGACTCAACAAGTGCGGCTTTGACATGCCCACCATCTACGTTCCCAACCCAAATAAGGTGCTACCACAAACCTTTCCACTTCTAATGTTctcactagggatgcaccgatctgatacatGTATCGGTcctgatactgatgtttttagacCGATTGGGTATCGCTccgagcccaatccaaatccgattCTGTgcgttagtcatgttcgttactgtcaagctccagaaatgaCCTAAGAACAATAAAAGCACTAATAaaatagtccatgtgacttgcattttattcaaagccatttGAAGACAAgcgatagctttgtgaatcgcaaaaggctacgtttaataagtacatttacagtatgtatgtgcAGTATGTTTTAGTGAATGCCGCTGCTCTGTTGACCCATACATAGCACGCGCAGGCTGGTGAGGTGATCACGGCTATTTTCAGCCCTCAGAGCTCGTGGATTTTTTCATATGTGAGCGcaactcacgaacaacatctcagactgtgacgtgcacagaacgggggaaGCAGGGCCCCTGCCCCTTTTGTTCACACATCACACCTTTTGGTCAACCAGAAAAAGGAGagaaattaatcatttaaaatagttgaaacaaaattaaaatctcacaataacagtaaaaatgtgttgatatgagatttttttttgtaaattgcgGGCGTATCAAAGAATTtaagcaggggcctgggtagctcagtgagtattgacgctgactaccacccctggagtcacgagttcgaatccagggtgtcctggttgctagggagggtagagtcacatggggtaacctcctcgtggtcatgattaggggttctcgctctcaatggggcgcttgttaagttgtgcgtggatcatggagaatagcatgagccttcacatgctgtgagtctccggtgtcatgcaccacgggccacgtgataagatgcgcggattgactgtctcagaagcggaggcaactgagacttgtcctccaccacccggattgaggtgagtaaccgcgccaccacgaggacctactatgtagtgggaattgagctttccaaattgggagaaaaaggggataaaaggtgcctttaagagcacgcgctacagcagatcgggggcaTTGAAGTGCCGTTAgctcagacgagtaacaggtcagataaaaagtacaCTCcgtgtattgtgttgtaagttcaacaaaaagaataatactcgattgcttcTGCATTTCATACATCACACACTTgcagacagatttattaattataatgagaGCGGTTGTGTCGCTTTCAGTGATAAATTAAATTAGTCTTTTATGGAATATTGacaaactgaaggagctgtctggttcagccaaagccagtttggttttgttgaagcTAATAAGCCATtcgactaatcactttcagaaaaataccatgggaTTGCCTTTTTTGACACGTAGGCTACCATTATAACCGTACAGAACCATAGTACTATCTTGATACCATCAATGTACCATGGTTCTGCCATATTATTGCTGTAAGgtcctgtatatttataaatattaatgacagaatacagaaaataacattatgaatattaaaagaaatgaagagaAAGTAATATAAGTGCCAGTTATATAAAGGTGATGACTAGGTCAAGAGTAGAAGCAGCAGTGATGACCGGATGAAGTGAGGGAGCAGAGATGAAAGtgaaaagagtgatgagacaagaaaaacatgagccttacaacataaaaaaatacactgtgctgttaccagggtaatgccatgatact is a window from the Myxocyprinus asiaticus isolate MX2 ecotype Aquarium Trade chromosome 13, UBuf_Myxa_2, whole genome shotgun sequence genome containing:
- the LOC127450859 gene encoding uncharacterized protein LOC127450859 produces the protein MSGKIKSRSAANAESIAGSVSCDERILRDCHQIYTDPDSGLIAIAQSVGVTLLPPRKKITVMLMGNHSAGKSTFINWYVEEHIQRTGVAIETQGFSFVTSGRKRESLTGNATLHLYPHFKPLQNFKGVSEYLSTEICTSRQKRFSLVTFVDSPGLVDGDMKYPFDVDQAILWLGELCDLILVFFDPMGQALCKRTLNIVEKLNDEQGDRLRFYLSKADEAGGESDRQRVMMQIVQELCKRPGLNKCGFDMPTIYVPNPNKPSRCVNQIEEVCRTIEKTINQTVQNTLNSLEKDCNLITEAIADTLNNDRQCSIENRRARFKGCLLGMLGFTVPLLLLAALVLGSLSREVLELMLGDNGTEALSLYVAPAVKVFDSLTVEVQMYSCAGLVLLSFIFLLLARFSFRTKPTLSGKQKRQLQEKLDYVQEVVKTKKKKLYEEYLRQSVGDQDMN